One genomic window of Dunckerocampus dactyliophorus isolate RoL2022-P2 chromosome 7, RoL_Ddac_1.1, whole genome shotgun sequence includes the following:
- the LOC129185763 gene encoding protein argonaute-3 isoform X4, which yields MEIGTTGAVGAQSLFSMPRRPGYGTMGKPIKLLANCFQVEIPKMDVYLYEVDIKPDKCPRRVNREVVDSMVQHFKVTIFGDRRPVYDGKRSLYTANPLPVAPTGVDLDVTLPGEGGKDRPFKVSIKFVSLVSWHMLHEVLTGRSMPEPLELDKPISTNPVHAVDVVLRHLPSMKYTPVGRSFFSAPEGYDHPLGGGREVWFGFHQSVRPAMWKMMLNIDVSATAFYKAQPVIQFMCEVLDIHNIDEQPRPLTDSHRVKFTKEIKGLKVEVTHCGTMRRKYRVCNVTRRPASHQTFPLQLENGQTVERTVAQYFREKYSLQLKYPHLPCLQVGQEQKHTYLPLEVCNIVAGQRCIKKLTDNQTSTMIKATARSAPDRQEEISRLVRSANYDADPFVQEFQFKVRDEMAHVTGRVLPAPMLQYGGRNRTVATPSHGVWDMRGKQFHTGVEIKMWAIACFATQRQCREEILKGFTDQLRKISKDAGMPIQGQPCFCKYAQGADSVEPMFRHLKNTYAGLQLIIVILPGKTPVYAEVKRVGDTLLGMATQCVQVKNVVKTSPQTLSNLCLKINVKLGGINNILVPHQRPSVFQQPVIFLGADVTHPPAGDGKKPSIAAVVGSMDAHPSRYCATVRVQRPRQEVIQDLASMVRELLIQFYKSTRYKPTRIIFYRDGVSEGQFRQVLYYELLAIREACISLEKEYQPGITYIVVQKRHHTRLFCADRNERVGRSGNIPAGTTVDTDITHPYEFDFYLCSHAGIQGTSRPSHYHVLWDDNCFTADEFQLLTYQLCHTYVRCTRSVSIPAPAYYAHLVAFRARYHLVDKEHDSAEGSHVSGQSNGRDPQALAKAVQIHHDTLRTMYFA from the exons GAGCCGTTGGGGCCCAGTCCCTGTTCTCCATGCCTCGACGGCCTGGCTATGGCACCATGGGCAAGCCCATCAAGCTGCTGGCCAACTGCTTCCAGGTGGAGATCCCCAAGATGGACGTCTACCTTTACGAGGTGGACATCAAGCCTGACAAGTGCCCTCGCCGAGTCAACAG GGAGGTGGTGGACTCCATGGTGCAGCACTTCAAGGTGACAATCTTTGGGGATCGCAGGCCAGTCTACGATGGCAAGAGGAGTCTTTACACGGCCAACCCCCTGCCTGTGGCACCCACAGGG GTGGACCTGGATGTCACGCTGCCAGGAGAGGGCGGCAAAGACCGGCCCTTCAAGGTTTCTATCAAGTTCGTGTCCCTGGTCAGCTGGCACATGCTCCACGAGGTGCTGACCGGCCGGAGCATGCCCGAGCCCCTGGAACTGGACAAGCCCATCAGCACCAACCCCGTGCATGCGGTGGACGTGGTGCTGAGGCACCTGCCATCCATGAA GTACACACCGGTGGGACGTTCCTTTTTCTCAGCTCCAGAAGGCTACGACCACCCCCTGGGCGGAGGAAGGGAGGTGTGGTTCGGCTTCCACCAATCTGTGCGCCCCGCCATGTGGAAGATGATGCTCAACATCGACG TGTCTGCCACGGCTTTCTACAAGGCCCAGCCTGTCATCCAGTTCATGTGTGAAGTGCTGGACATCCACAACATCGACGAGCAGCCCCGCCCTCTCACTGACTCCCACCGGGTCAAATTCACCAAAGAAATCAAAG GTTTAAAGGTGGAGGTGACGCACTGTGGAACCATGCGCAGGAAGTACCGTGTCTGCAACGTGACCCGCAGACCAGCCAGCCATCAAAC GTTCCCTCTGCAGTTGGAGAACGGTCAGACTGTTGAGCGTACCGTAGCCCAGTACTTCAGGGAGAAGTACAGCCTGCAACTCAAGTACCCGCATCTGCCCTGTCTGCAGGTGGGCCAGGAGCAAAAGCACACCTACCTCCCCCTAGAG GTGTGTAACATTGTAGCCGGTCAGCGATGCATCAAGAAGCTGACAGATAATCAGACCTCCACCATGATCAAGGCCACGGCTCGCTCTGCACCCGACAGGCAGGAAGAGATCAGCAGGCTG GTGCGCAGTGCCAACTACGACGCCGACCCTTTCGTCCAGGAGTTCCAGTTCAAAGTGCGCGACGAGATGGCCCATGTGACGGGGCGTGTGCTACCCGCCCCCATGCTGCAATACGGCGGCAGG AACCGCACCGTGGCCACGCCCAGTCACGGCGTGTGGGACATGAGGGGCAAGCAGTTCCACACGGGGGTGGAGATCAAGATGTGGGCCATCGCCTGCTTCGCCACGCAGCGGCAATGTCGAGAGGAGATCCTCAA GGGCTTCACAGACCAGCTCCGTAAGATCTCCAAGGACGCCGGCATGCCCATCCAAGGCCAGCCGTGCTTCTGCAAGTACGCCCAGGGAGCCGACAGCGTGGAGCCCATGTTCAGACACCTGAAGAACACCTATGCTGGACTGCAGCTCATCATCGTCATCCTGCCTGGAAAAACCCCTGTCTACG CGGAGGTGAAGCGTGTGGGCGACACGCTGCTGGGCATGGCCACGCAGTGCGTTCAGGTGAAGAATGTGGTGAAGACGTCTCCTCAGACCCTCTCCAACCTCTGCCTCAAGATCAACGTGAAGCTGGGAGGCATCAACAACATCCTGGTGCCTCACCAACG ACCATCAGTGTTTCAGCAGCCAGTCATCTTCTTGGGAGCAGACGTTACACATCCACCCGCTGGAGATGGAAAGAAGCCCTCAATTGCTGCA GTGGTGGGCAGCATGGACGCCCACCCCAGCAGGTACTGTGCCACCGTACGGGTCCAGAGGCCAAGGCAAGAGGTGATCCAGGATCTGGCCTCCATGGTGCGTGAGCTGCTCATCCAGTTCTACAAGTCCACACGTTACAAGCCCACCAGGATCATTTTCTACAGGGATGGAGTGTCTGAAGGCCAGTTCAGACAG GTGCTGTATtatgagctgctggccatcCGCGAGGCTTGCATTAGCCTGGAGAAGGAGTACCAGCCAGGCATCACCTACATCGTTGTGCAAAAACGCCACCACACACGCCTCTTCTGCGCTGACCGTAATGAGCGA GTTGGACGCAGTGGAAACATTCCTGCTGGTACCACCGTGGATACAGACATCACTCATCCTTACGAGTTTGACTTTTACCTCTGCAGTCATGCTGGAATACAG GGCACCAGTCGGCCCTCCCACTACCACGTGCTGTGGGATGACAATTGTTTCACGGCCGACGAGTTCCAGCTGCTCACCTACCAGTTGTGCCACACCTACGTGCGCTGTACCCGCTCAGTGTCCATCCCCGCACCCGCCTACTACGCCCACCTGGTGGCCTTCCGCGCCCGCTACCACCTGGTGGACAAAGAGCACGACAG CGCCGAGGGCAGCCACGTGTCCGGTCAGAGTAACGGTCGAGACCCGCAGGCGCTGGCCAAAGCTGTTCAGATTCACCACGACACCCTGAGGACCATGTACTTCGCCTGA
- the LOC129185763 gene encoding protein argonaute-3 isoform X3, with product MEIGTTGAVGAQSLFSMPRRPGYGTMGKPIKLLANCFQVEIPKMDVYLYEVDIKPDKCPRRVNREVVDSMVQHFKVTIFGDRRPVYDGKRSLYTANPLPVAPTGVDLDVTLPGEGGKDRPFKVSIKFVSLVSWHMLHEVLTGRSMPEPLELDKPISTNPVHAVDVVLRHLPSMKYTPVGRSFFSAPEGYDHPLGGGREVWFGFHQSVRPAMWKMMLNIDVSATAFYKAQPVIQFMCEVLDIHNIDEQPRPLTDSHRVKFTKEIKGLKVEVTHCGTMRRKYRVCNVTRRPASHQTFPLQLENGQTVERTVAQYFREKYSLQLKYPHLPCLQVGQEQKHTYLPLEVCNIVAGQRCIKKLTDNQTSTMIKATARSAPDRQEEISRLVRSANYDADPFVQEFQFKVRDEMAHVTGRVLPAPMLQYGGRNRTVATPSHGVWDMRGKQFHTGVEIKMWAIACFATQRQCREEILKGFTDQLRKISKDAGMPIQGQPCFCKYAQGADSVEPMFRHLKNTYAGLQLIIVILPGKTPVYAEVKRVGDTLLGMATQCVQVKNVVKTSPQTLSNLCLKINVKLGGINNILVPHQRPSVFQQPVIFLGADVTHPPAGDGKKPSIAAVVGSMDAHPSRYCATVRVQRPRQEVIQDLASMVRELLIQFYKSTRYKPTRIIFYRDGVSEGQFRQVGSQVLYYELLAIREACISLEKEYQPGITYIVVQKRHHTRLFCADRNERVGRSGNIPAGTTVDTDITHPYEFDFYLCSHAGIQGTSRPSHYHVLWDDNCFTADEFQLLTYQLCHTYVRCTRSVSIPAPAYYAHLVAFRARYHLVDKEHDSAEGSHVSGQSNGRDPQALAKAVQIHHDTLRTMYFA from the exons GAGCCGTTGGGGCCCAGTCCCTGTTCTCCATGCCTCGACGGCCTGGCTATGGCACCATGGGCAAGCCCATCAAGCTGCTGGCCAACTGCTTCCAGGTGGAGATCCCCAAGATGGACGTCTACCTTTACGAGGTGGACATCAAGCCTGACAAGTGCCCTCGCCGAGTCAACAG GGAGGTGGTGGACTCCATGGTGCAGCACTTCAAGGTGACAATCTTTGGGGATCGCAGGCCAGTCTACGATGGCAAGAGGAGTCTTTACACGGCCAACCCCCTGCCTGTGGCACCCACAGGG GTGGACCTGGATGTCACGCTGCCAGGAGAGGGCGGCAAAGACCGGCCCTTCAAGGTTTCTATCAAGTTCGTGTCCCTGGTCAGCTGGCACATGCTCCACGAGGTGCTGACCGGCCGGAGCATGCCCGAGCCCCTGGAACTGGACAAGCCCATCAGCACCAACCCCGTGCATGCGGTGGACGTGGTGCTGAGGCACCTGCCATCCATGAA GTACACACCGGTGGGACGTTCCTTTTTCTCAGCTCCAGAAGGCTACGACCACCCCCTGGGCGGAGGAAGGGAGGTGTGGTTCGGCTTCCACCAATCTGTGCGCCCCGCCATGTGGAAGATGATGCTCAACATCGACG TGTCTGCCACGGCTTTCTACAAGGCCCAGCCTGTCATCCAGTTCATGTGTGAAGTGCTGGACATCCACAACATCGACGAGCAGCCCCGCCCTCTCACTGACTCCCACCGGGTCAAATTCACCAAAGAAATCAAAG GTTTAAAGGTGGAGGTGACGCACTGTGGAACCATGCGCAGGAAGTACCGTGTCTGCAACGTGACCCGCAGACCAGCCAGCCATCAAAC GTTCCCTCTGCAGTTGGAGAACGGTCAGACTGTTGAGCGTACCGTAGCCCAGTACTTCAGGGAGAAGTACAGCCTGCAACTCAAGTACCCGCATCTGCCCTGTCTGCAGGTGGGCCAGGAGCAAAAGCACACCTACCTCCCCCTAGAG GTGTGTAACATTGTAGCCGGTCAGCGATGCATCAAGAAGCTGACAGATAATCAGACCTCCACCATGATCAAGGCCACGGCTCGCTCTGCACCCGACAGGCAGGAAGAGATCAGCAGGCTG GTGCGCAGTGCCAACTACGACGCCGACCCTTTCGTCCAGGAGTTCCAGTTCAAAGTGCGCGACGAGATGGCCCATGTGACGGGGCGTGTGCTACCCGCCCCCATGCTGCAATACGGCGGCAGG AACCGCACCGTGGCCACGCCCAGTCACGGCGTGTGGGACATGAGGGGCAAGCAGTTCCACACGGGGGTGGAGATCAAGATGTGGGCCATCGCCTGCTTCGCCACGCAGCGGCAATGTCGAGAGGAGATCCTCAA GGGCTTCACAGACCAGCTCCGTAAGATCTCCAAGGACGCCGGCATGCCCATCCAAGGCCAGCCGTGCTTCTGCAAGTACGCCCAGGGAGCCGACAGCGTGGAGCCCATGTTCAGACACCTGAAGAACACCTATGCTGGACTGCAGCTCATCATCGTCATCCTGCCTGGAAAAACCCCTGTCTACG CGGAGGTGAAGCGTGTGGGCGACACGCTGCTGGGCATGGCCACGCAGTGCGTTCAGGTGAAGAATGTGGTGAAGACGTCTCCTCAGACCCTCTCCAACCTCTGCCTCAAGATCAACGTGAAGCTGGGAGGCATCAACAACATCCTGGTGCCTCACCAACG ACCATCAGTGTTTCAGCAGCCAGTCATCTTCTTGGGAGCAGACGTTACACATCCACCCGCTGGAGATGGAAAGAAGCCCTCAATTGCTGCA GTGGTGGGCAGCATGGACGCCCACCCCAGCAGGTACTGTGCCACCGTACGGGTCCAGAGGCCAAGGCAAGAGGTGATCCAGGATCTGGCCTCCATGGTGCGTGAGCTGCTCATCCAGTTCTACAAGTCCACACGTTACAAGCCCACCAGGATCATTTTCTACAGGGATGGAGTGTCTGAAGGCCAGTTCAGACAGGTAGGTTCCCAG GTGCTGTATtatgagctgctggccatcCGCGAGGCTTGCATTAGCCTGGAGAAGGAGTACCAGCCAGGCATCACCTACATCGTTGTGCAAAAACGCCACCACACACGCCTCTTCTGCGCTGACCGTAATGAGCGA GTTGGACGCAGTGGAAACATTCCTGCTGGTACCACCGTGGATACAGACATCACTCATCCTTACGAGTTTGACTTTTACCTCTGCAGTCATGCTGGAATACAG GGCACCAGTCGGCCCTCCCACTACCACGTGCTGTGGGATGACAATTGTTTCACGGCCGACGAGTTCCAGCTGCTCACCTACCAGTTGTGCCACACCTACGTGCGCTGTACCCGCTCAGTGTCCATCCCCGCACCCGCCTACTACGCCCACCTGGTGGCCTTCCGCGCCCGCTACCACCTGGTGGACAAAGAGCACGACAG CGCCGAGGGCAGCCACGTGTCCGGTCAGAGTAACGGTCGAGACCCGCAGGCGCTGGCCAAAGCTGTTCAGATTCACCACGACACCCTGAGGACCATGTACTTCGCCTGA
- the LOC129185763 gene encoding protein argonaute-3 isoform X2 codes for MEIGTTGAVGAQSLFSMPRRPGYGTMGKPIKLLANCFQVEIPKMDVYLYEVDIKPDKCPRRVNREVVDSMVQHFKVTIFGDRRPVYDGKRSLYTANPLPVAPTGVDLDVTLPGEGGKDRPFKVSIKFVSLVSWHMLHEVLTGRSMPEPLELDKPISTNPVHAVDVVLRHLPSMKYTPVGRSFFSAPEGYDHPLGGGREVWFGFHQSVRPAMWKMMLNIDVSATAFYKAQPVIQFMCEVLDIHNIDEQPRPLTDSHRVKFTKEIKGLKVEVTHCGTMRRKYRVCNVTRRPASHQTFPLQLENGQTVERTVAQYFREKYSLQLKYPHLPCLQVGQEQKHTYLPLEVCNIVAGQRCIKKLTDNQTSTMIKATARSAPDRQEEISRLVRSANYDADPFVQEFQFKVRDEMAHVTGRVLPAPMLQYGGRVSTEHFMNRTVATPSHGVWDMRGKQFHTGVEIKMWAIACFATQRQCREEILKGFTDQLRKISKDAGMPIQGQPCFCKYAQGADSVEPMFRHLKNTYAGLQLIIVILPGKTPVYAEVKRVGDTLLGMATQCVQVKNVVKTSPQTLSNLCLKINVKLGGINNILVPHQRPSVFQQPVIFLGADVTHPPAGDGKKPSIAAVVGSMDAHPSRYCATVRVQRPRQEVIQDLASMVRELLIQFYKSTRYKPTRIIFYRDGVSEGQFRQVLYYELLAIREACISLEKEYQPGITYIVVQKRHHTRLFCADRNERVGRSGNIPAGTTVDTDITHPYEFDFYLCSHAGIQGTSRPSHYHVLWDDNCFTADEFQLLTYQLCHTYVRCTRSVSIPAPAYYAHLVAFRARYHLVDKEHDSAEGSHVSGQSNGRDPQALAKAVQIHHDTLRTMYFA; via the exons GAGCCGTTGGGGCCCAGTCCCTGTTCTCCATGCCTCGACGGCCTGGCTATGGCACCATGGGCAAGCCCATCAAGCTGCTGGCCAACTGCTTCCAGGTGGAGATCCCCAAGATGGACGTCTACCTTTACGAGGTGGACATCAAGCCTGACAAGTGCCCTCGCCGAGTCAACAG GGAGGTGGTGGACTCCATGGTGCAGCACTTCAAGGTGACAATCTTTGGGGATCGCAGGCCAGTCTACGATGGCAAGAGGAGTCTTTACACGGCCAACCCCCTGCCTGTGGCACCCACAGGG GTGGACCTGGATGTCACGCTGCCAGGAGAGGGCGGCAAAGACCGGCCCTTCAAGGTTTCTATCAAGTTCGTGTCCCTGGTCAGCTGGCACATGCTCCACGAGGTGCTGACCGGCCGGAGCATGCCCGAGCCCCTGGAACTGGACAAGCCCATCAGCACCAACCCCGTGCATGCGGTGGACGTGGTGCTGAGGCACCTGCCATCCATGAA GTACACACCGGTGGGACGTTCCTTTTTCTCAGCTCCAGAAGGCTACGACCACCCCCTGGGCGGAGGAAGGGAGGTGTGGTTCGGCTTCCACCAATCTGTGCGCCCCGCCATGTGGAAGATGATGCTCAACATCGACG TGTCTGCCACGGCTTTCTACAAGGCCCAGCCTGTCATCCAGTTCATGTGTGAAGTGCTGGACATCCACAACATCGACGAGCAGCCCCGCCCTCTCACTGACTCCCACCGGGTCAAATTCACCAAAGAAATCAAAG GTTTAAAGGTGGAGGTGACGCACTGTGGAACCATGCGCAGGAAGTACCGTGTCTGCAACGTGACCCGCAGACCAGCCAGCCATCAAAC GTTCCCTCTGCAGTTGGAGAACGGTCAGACTGTTGAGCGTACCGTAGCCCAGTACTTCAGGGAGAAGTACAGCCTGCAACTCAAGTACCCGCATCTGCCCTGTCTGCAGGTGGGCCAGGAGCAAAAGCACACCTACCTCCCCCTAGAG GTGTGTAACATTGTAGCCGGTCAGCGATGCATCAAGAAGCTGACAGATAATCAGACCTCCACCATGATCAAGGCCACGGCTCGCTCTGCACCCGACAGGCAGGAAGAGATCAGCAGGCTG GTGCGCAGTGCCAACTACGACGCCGACCCTTTCGTCCAGGAGTTCCAGTTCAAAGTGCGCGACGAGATGGCCCATGTGACGGGGCGTGTGCTACCCGCCCCCATGCTGCAATACGGCGGCAGGGTGAGCACAGAGCACTTTATG AACCGCACCGTGGCCACGCCCAGTCACGGCGTGTGGGACATGAGGGGCAAGCAGTTCCACACGGGGGTGGAGATCAAGATGTGGGCCATCGCCTGCTTCGCCACGCAGCGGCAATGTCGAGAGGAGATCCTCAA GGGCTTCACAGACCAGCTCCGTAAGATCTCCAAGGACGCCGGCATGCCCATCCAAGGCCAGCCGTGCTTCTGCAAGTACGCCCAGGGAGCCGACAGCGTGGAGCCCATGTTCAGACACCTGAAGAACACCTATGCTGGACTGCAGCTCATCATCGTCATCCTGCCTGGAAAAACCCCTGTCTACG CGGAGGTGAAGCGTGTGGGCGACACGCTGCTGGGCATGGCCACGCAGTGCGTTCAGGTGAAGAATGTGGTGAAGACGTCTCCTCAGACCCTCTCCAACCTCTGCCTCAAGATCAACGTGAAGCTGGGAGGCATCAACAACATCCTGGTGCCTCACCAACG ACCATCAGTGTTTCAGCAGCCAGTCATCTTCTTGGGAGCAGACGTTACACATCCACCCGCTGGAGATGGAAAGAAGCCCTCAATTGCTGCA GTGGTGGGCAGCATGGACGCCCACCCCAGCAGGTACTGTGCCACCGTACGGGTCCAGAGGCCAAGGCAAGAGGTGATCCAGGATCTGGCCTCCATGGTGCGTGAGCTGCTCATCCAGTTCTACAAGTCCACACGTTACAAGCCCACCAGGATCATTTTCTACAGGGATGGAGTGTCTGAAGGCCAGTTCAGACAG GTGCTGTATtatgagctgctggccatcCGCGAGGCTTGCATTAGCCTGGAGAAGGAGTACCAGCCAGGCATCACCTACATCGTTGTGCAAAAACGCCACCACACACGCCTCTTCTGCGCTGACCGTAATGAGCGA GTTGGACGCAGTGGAAACATTCCTGCTGGTACCACCGTGGATACAGACATCACTCATCCTTACGAGTTTGACTTTTACCTCTGCAGTCATGCTGGAATACAG GGCACCAGTCGGCCCTCCCACTACCACGTGCTGTGGGATGACAATTGTTTCACGGCCGACGAGTTCCAGCTGCTCACCTACCAGTTGTGCCACACCTACGTGCGCTGTACCCGCTCAGTGTCCATCCCCGCACCCGCCTACTACGCCCACCTGGTGGCCTTCCGCGCCCGCTACCACCTGGTGGACAAAGAGCACGACAG CGCCGAGGGCAGCCACGTGTCCGGTCAGAGTAACGGTCGAGACCCGCAGGCGCTGGCCAAAGCTGTTCAGATTCACCACGACACCCTGAGGACCATGTACTTCGCCTGA
- the LOC129185763 gene encoding protein argonaute-3 isoform X1: MEIGTTGAVGAQSLFSMPRRPGYGTMGKPIKLLANCFQVEIPKMDVYLYEVDIKPDKCPRRVNREVVDSMVQHFKVTIFGDRRPVYDGKRSLYTANPLPVAPTGVDLDVTLPGEGGKDRPFKVSIKFVSLVSWHMLHEVLTGRSMPEPLELDKPISTNPVHAVDVVLRHLPSMKYTPVGRSFFSAPEGYDHPLGGGREVWFGFHQSVRPAMWKMMLNIDVSATAFYKAQPVIQFMCEVLDIHNIDEQPRPLTDSHRVKFTKEIKGLKVEVTHCGTMRRKYRVCNVTRRPASHQTFPLQLENGQTVERTVAQYFREKYSLQLKYPHLPCLQVGQEQKHTYLPLEVCNIVAGQRCIKKLTDNQTSTMIKATARSAPDRQEEISRLVRSANYDADPFVQEFQFKVRDEMAHVTGRVLPAPMLQYGGRVSTEHFMNRTVATPSHGVWDMRGKQFHTGVEIKMWAIACFATQRQCREEILKGFTDQLRKISKDAGMPIQGQPCFCKYAQGADSVEPMFRHLKNTYAGLQLIIVILPGKTPVYAEVKRVGDTLLGMATQCVQVKNVVKTSPQTLSNLCLKINVKLGGINNILVPHQRPSVFQQPVIFLGADVTHPPAGDGKKPSIAAVVGSMDAHPSRYCATVRVQRPRQEVIQDLASMVRELLIQFYKSTRYKPTRIIFYRDGVSEGQFRQVGSQVLYYELLAIREACISLEKEYQPGITYIVVQKRHHTRLFCADRNERVGRSGNIPAGTTVDTDITHPYEFDFYLCSHAGIQGTSRPSHYHVLWDDNCFTADEFQLLTYQLCHTYVRCTRSVSIPAPAYYAHLVAFRARYHLVDKEHDSAEGSHVSGQSNGRDPQALAKAVQIHHDTLRTMYFA; encoded by the exons GAGCCGTTGGGGCCCAGTCCCTGTTCTCCATGCCTCGACGGCCTGGCTATGGCACCATGGGCAAGCCCATCAAGCTGCTGGCCAACTGCTTCCAGGTGGAGATCCCCAAGATGGACGTCTACCTTTACGAGGTGGACATCAAGCCTGACAAGTGCCCTCGCCGAGTCAACAG GGAGGTGGTGGACTCCATGGTGCAGCACTTCAAGGTGACAATCTTTGGGGATCGCAGGCCAGTCTACGATGGCAAGAGGAGTCTTTACACGGCCAACCCCCTGCCTGTGGCACCCACAGGG GTGGACCTGGATGTCACGCTGCCAGGAGAGGGCGGCAAAGACCGGCCCTTCAAGGTTTCTATCAAGTTCGTGTCCCTGGTCAGCTGGCACATGCTCCACGAGGTGCTGACCGGCCGGAGCATGCCCGAGCCCCTGGAACTGGACAAGCCCATCAGCACCAACCCCGTGCATGCGGTGGACGTGGTGCTGAGGCACCTGCCATCCATGAA GTACACACCGGTGGGACGTTCCTTTTTCTCAGCTCCAGAAGGCTACGACCACCCCCTGGGCGGAGGAAGGGAGGTGTGGTTCGGCTTCCACCAATCTGTGCGCCCCGCCATGTGGAAGATGATGCTCAACATCGACG TGTCTGCCACGGCTTTCTACAAGGCCCAGCCTGTCATCCAGTTCATGTGTGAAGTGCTGGACATCCACAACATCGACGAGCAGCCCCGCCCTCTCACTGACTCCCACCGGGTCAAATTCACCAAAGAAATCAAAG GTTTAAAGGTGGAGGTGACGCACTGTGGAACCATGCGCAGGAAGTACCGTGTCTGCAACGTGACCCGCAGACCAGCCAGCCATCAAAC GTTCCCTCTGCAGTTGGAGAACGGTCAGACTGTTGAGCGTACCGTAGCCCAGTACTTCAGGGAGAAGTACAGCCTGCAACTCAAGTACCCGCATCTGCCCTGTCTGCAGGTGGGCCAGGAGCAAAAGCACACCTACCTCCCCCTAGAG GTGTGTAACATTGTAGCCGGTCAGCGATGCATCAAGAAGCTGACAGATAATCAGACCTCCACCATGATCAAGGCCACGGCTCGCTCTGCACCCGACAGGCAGGAAGAGATCAGCAGGCTG GTGCGCAGTGCCAACTACGACGCCGACCCTTTCGTCCAGGAGTTCCAGTTCAAAGTGCGCGACGAGATGGCCCATGTGACGGGGCGTGTGCTACCCGCCCCCATGCTGCAATACGGCGGCAGGGTGAGCACAGAGCACTTTATG AACCGCACCGTGGCCACGCCCAGTCACGGCGTGTGGGACATGAGGGGCAAGCAGTTCCACACGGGGGTGGAGATCAAGATGTGGGCCATCGCCTGCTTCGCCACGCAGCGGCAATGTCGAGAGGAGATCCTCAA GGGCTTCACAGACCAGCTCCGTAAGATCTCCAAGGACGCCGGCATGCCCATCCAAGGCCAGCCGTGCTTCTGCAAGTACGCCCAGGGAGCCGACAGCGTGGAGCCCATGTTCAGACACCTGAAGAACACCTATGCTGGACTGCAGCTCATCATCGTCATCCTGCCTGGAAAAACCCCTGTCTACG CGGAGGTGAAGCGTGTGGGCGACACGCTGCTGGGCATGGCCACGCAGTGCGTTCAGGTGAAGAATGTGGTGAAGACGTCTCCTCAGACCCTCTCCAACCTCTGCCTCAAGATCAACGTGAAGCTGGGAGGCATCAACAACATCCTGGTGCCTCACCAACG ACCATCAGTGTTTCAGCAGCCAGTCATCTTCTTGGGAGCAGACGTTACACATCCACCCGCTGGAGATGGAAAGAAGCCCTCAATTGCTGCA GTGGTGGGCAGCATGGACGCCCACCCCAGCAGGTACTGTGCCACCGTACGGGTCCAGAGGCCAAGGCAAGAGGTGATCCAGGATCTGGCCTCCATGGTGCGTGAGCTGCTCATCCAGTTCTACAAGTCCACACGTTACAAGCCCACCAGGATCATTTTCTACAGGGATGGAGTGTCTGAAGGCCAGTTCAGACAGGTAGGTTCCCAG GTGCTGTATtatgagctgctggccatcCGCGAGGCTTGCATTAGCCTGGAGAAGGAGTACCAGCCAGGCATCACCTACATCGTTGTGCAAAAACGCCACCACACACGCCTCTTCTGCGCTGACCGTAATGAGCGA GTTGGACGCAGTGGAAACATTCCTGCTGGTACCACCGTGGATACAGACATCACTCATCCTTACGAGTTTGACTTTTACCTCTGCAGTCATGCTGGAATACAG GGCACCAGTCGGCCCTCCCACTACCACGTGCTGTGGGATGACAATTGTTTCACGGCCGACGAGTTCCAGCTGCTCACCTACCAGTTGTGCCACACCTACGTGCGCTGTACCCGCTCAGTGTCCATCCCCGCACCCGCCTACTACGCCCACCTGGTGGCCTTCCGCGCCCGCTACCACCTGGTGGACAAAGAGCACGACAG CGCCGAGGGCAGCCACGTGTCCGGTCAGAGTAACGGTCGAGACCCGCAGGCGCTGGCCAAAGCTGTTCAGATTCACCACGACACCCTGAGGACCATGTACTTCGCCTGA